A stretch of Faecalibacterium duncaniae DNA encodes these proteins:
- a CDS encoding ABC transporter permease, producing MKTKHLRLMQRAYVILFFCFMYLPIAYMIVFSFNQSKGYALFTGFTLKWYTSLLHNSAILSALRVSLEVALISAVIATVLGTAASLGIASMSRKSRLVVTNITYIPVVNPEIITGISLMLLFVAYQRFAEGVSWLPDTIMGMPTLLIAHIAFNVPYVIFNVTPKLKQLDIKLYEAALDLGCDPRQAFFKVILPEISPAILSAFLICLTYSIDDFMISYFNCGTVETLPIAIYSMTRKKVSPEIYALSTIMFVVILTIILISNAMESREYRRDQKALRGEDVK from the coding sequence ATGAAAACGAAACATCTGCGCCTGATGCAGCGGGCCTACGTCATCCTCTTCTTCTGCTTCATGTACCTGCCCATTGCCTATATGATCGTGTTCAGCTTCAACCAAAGCAAGGGCTACGCACTGTTCACAGGCTTTACCCTCAAGTGGTACACCAGCCTGCTCCATAACTCTGCCATCCTGAGCGCTTTGCGCGTCTCACTGGAGGTGGCCCTCATCTCTGCGGTCATTGCCACGGTGTTGGGCACTGCGGCCTCGCTGGGCATTGCGTCCATGAGCCGCAAGAGTCGCCTGGTGGTCACCAACATCACCTATATCCCGGTGGTCAACCCGGAGATCATCACCGGCATTTCCCTGATGCTGCTGTTTGTGGCTTACCAGCGCTTTGCCGAGGGAGTCTCCTGGCTGCCCGATACCATCATGGGAATGCCCACGCTGCTGATCGCGCATATCGCCTTCAATGTGCCCTATGTCATCTTCAACGTGACCCCCAAGCTCAAGCAGCTGGACATCAAACTGTATGAGGCAGCTCTGGATCTGGGCTGCGACCCCAGGCAGGCGTTCTTCAAAGTCATCCTGCCTGAGATCAGCCCGGCCATCCTGTCGGCCTTCCTCATCTGCCTGACCTACTCCATCGATGATTTTATGATCTCCTATTTCAACTGCGGCACGGTGGAGACCCTGCCCATTGCCATCTATTCCATGACCCGGAAAAAGGTCAGCCCGGAGATCTATGCCCTGTCCACCATCATGTTTGTGGTGATCCTGACCATCATCCTCATCTCCAATGCCATGGAGAGCCGGGAGTACCGCCGGGATCAGAAGGCACTGAGAGGGGAGGACGTAAAATGA
- a CDS encoding ABC transporter substrate-binding protein, with product MKRFAVLLLTLAMAFCCAAPAFAAGTIEVTEDVSVSDDYDWTRFQGQNLTLNVYNWGEYISNGSDDSVDVVAAFEKLTGIKVNYTTFDSNESMYAKLKSGAANYDVVIPSDYMVAKMIAEGMLAPLDYSNIPNSQNIDAVYRDPDYDPTNAYTVPYMLCTTGIIYNTTMVENAPTKWADLWDEQYAGNILMFNNSRDAYAIAAFKNGTSINPETPEEVDEVVETLKAQKPLVQAYVMDEIFDKMIGGEAAIGVYYSGDAITMIDDNPDLAWVFPEEGSVLSVDCMAVPATSEHKEAAEMFINFMCEPDIGKANAEYIGYTTPMQKVWDILDEDLKYSEIAYPSEEVEAKEKVFTALSDEVNNELDVKWSEMKSYNEGGSGVVFLMLLLAMVALACFNIWRKLRKKTRNQY from the coding sequence ATGAAACGTTTTGCTGTTCTGCTGCTGACGCTGGCCATGGCGTTCTGCTGTGCTGCGCCCGCTTTTGCCGCCGGAACCATTGAGGTGACCGAGGACGTTTCGGTCTCGGACGATTACGATTGGACCCGCTTTCAGGGCCAGAATCTCACCCTGAACGTTTACAACTGGGGCGAATACATCTCCAACGGCTCCGATGACAGCGTGGATGTGGTGGCCGCCTTCGAGAAGCTTACCGGCATCAAGGTCAACTACACCACCTTTGATTCCAACGAATCCATGTACGCCAAACTGAAATCCGGTGCGGCCAACTACGATGTGGTCATCCCTTCGGATTACATGGTGGCAAAGATGATCGCCGAGGGGATGCTTGCACCGCTGGATTACAGCAACATCCCCAACTCCCAGAACATCGATGCGGTCTACCGTGATCCGGATTATGACCCCACCAACGCCTATACCGTGCCCTATATGCTCTGTACCACCGGCATCATCTACAACACAACCATGGTGGAGAATGCCCCCACCAAATGGGCTGACCTGTGGGACGAGCAGTACGCGGGCAACATCCTGATGTTCAATAACAGCCGTGATGCCTACGCCATTGCAGCGTTCAAGAACGGTACCAGCATCAACCCCGAGACCCCGGAAGAGGTGGACGAGGTGGTGGAGACCCTGAAAGCACAAAAACCGCTGGTGCAGGCCTACGTTATGGATGAGATCTTTGATAAGATGATCGGCGGCGAGGCGGCCATCGGCGTGTACTACTCCGGCGATGCCATTACCATGATCGATGATAACCCGGATCTGGCCTGGGTGTTCCCGGAGGAGGGCAGTGTGCTGTCGGTGGACTGCATGGCGGTGCCTGCCACCAGTGAGCACAAGGAAGCTGCGGAGATGTTCATCAACTTCATGTGCGAGCCGGACATCGGAAAGGCCAATGCGGAGTATATCGGCTATACCACCCCCATGCAGAAGGTGTGGGATATCCTAGACGAGGATCTGAAGTACAGCGAGATCGCATACCCCTCTGAGGAAGTGGAAGCCAAGGAAAAGGTGTTCACCGCCCTGAGCGATGAGGTCAACAACGAGCTCGACGTAAAGTGGAGCGAGATGAAGAGCTACAATGAGGGCGGCAGCGGCGTTGTGTTCCTGATGCTGCTGCTTGCCATGGTAGCGCTGGCCTGCTTCAACATCTGGCGCAAGCTGCGCAAAAAGACCCGGAATCAGTATTGA
- a CDS encoding ABC transporter permease: MKIYDKKLAYPYFIWMVLFTVVPLIIVVYYALTDGSGNFTIANLTSVSGYGSVFARSLLLALVATVICLVIAFPVGYFLSRLRVNKQHIMLMLVMLPMWMNFLLRTYAWMGLLSINGPVNAVLGFFGLGPYTMLNTSGAVVLGMVYNYVPYMILPLYTSMTKIDQSLVEAAQDLGASTTQTLFRVLIPMSVPGISTGITMVFVPAVSTFVISRMLGGGSNLMIGDLIEMQFLGNSYNLNVGSAMSLVLMIIVLLCMSFTSSFDEDEMEGVS, translated from the coding sequence ATGAAAATTTACGATAAGAAGCTGGCCTATCCTTATTTTATCTGGATGGTGCTGTTCACGGTGGTTCCGCTGATCATCGTGGTCTATTATGCCCTGACCGATGGCAGCGGCAATTTCACCATTGCCAATCTGACCAGCGTTAGCGGCTACGGCTCGGTGTTTGCCCGCAGTCTGCTGCTGGCCCTTGTGGCTACCGTGATCTGCCTGGTCATTGCATTTCCGGTGGGCTATTTCCTGTCCCGCCTGCGGGTGAACAAGCAGCATATCATGCTGATGCTGGTCATGCTGCCCATGTGGATGAACTTCCTGCTCCGCACCTATGCCTGGATGGGCCTGCTGAGCATCAACGGCCCTGTGAACGCGGTGCTGGGCTTTTTTGGCCTGGGCCCCTATACCATGCTGAATACCTCCGGCGCGGTAGTGCTGGGCATGGTGTATAACTATGTGCCCTACATGATCCTGCCCCTCTACACCAGTATGACCAAGATCGATCAGAGCCTGGTGGAAGCGGCACAGGATCTGGGAGCCTCCACCACCCAGACCCTTTTCCGGGTGCTCATCCCCATGAGCGTGCCCGGCATCAGCACCGGCATCACCATGGTGTTCGTTCCGGCGGTGTCTACCTTTGTCATCAGCCGTATGCTGGGCGGCGGCTCCAACCTGATGATCGGCGACCTGATCGAGATGCAGTTCCTGGGCAACAGCTACAACCTGAACGTCGGTTCGGCCATGAGCCTTGTGCTGATGATCATCGTCCTGCTCTGCATGAGCTTCACATCCAGCTTTGATGAAGATGAAATGGAGGGCGTGTCCTGA
- the potA gene encoding spermidine/putrescine ABC transporter ATP-binding protein has product MDNSVIVSLRDIVVEFDGQRILDGLNLDIHDKEFVTLLGSSGCGKTTTLRLIAGFLEPNAGQVLLKGRDITGVPPYKRPVNTVFQKYALFPHLNVFENVAFGLRLKKMDEETIRRKVRDMLEVVGLKGFERRSIGQMSGGQQQRVAIARSLVNEPEILLLDEPLGALDLKLRKEMQLELKRLQREMNITFIYVTHDQEEALTMSDTVVVMNGGKVQQIGTPEDIYNEPKNAFVADFIGDSNIVDGVMHRDFLVSFSGVQFPCVDRGFAREQSVQVVVRPEDIEVVSPVEGQLVGVVNDVIFKGVHFEMHVECEGREWLIHSTRACTPGETIGMRIGPNEIHIMARSEG; this is encoded by the coding sequence ATGGACAACTCGGTGATCGTTTCACTGCGCGATATCGTGGTGGAATTTGACGGTCAGCGCATTCTGGATGGGCTGAACCTGGACATCCATGACAAAGAGTTCGTAACGCTGCTGGGCTCCTCCGGCTGCGGCAAGACCACCACCCTGCGCCTGATCGCAGGCTTCCTGGAACCCAACGCGGGTCAGGTGCTGCTGAAGGGCCGAGATATTACCGGTGTGCCCCCCTATAAGCGTCCGGTGAATACCGTGTTCCAGAAGTACGCGCTGTTCCCGCACCTGAACGTGTTTGAGAATGTGGCCTTTGGCCTGCGCCTGAAGAAGATGGACGAAGAGACCATCCGCCGCAAGGTACGCGATATGTTGGAGGTGGTCGGCCTGAAGGGTTTTGAGCGCCGCAGCATCGGTCAGATGTCCGGCGGCCAGCAGCAGCGAGTTGCCATTGCCCGCAGTCTGGTCAATGAGCCTGAGATCCTGCTGCTGGACGAGCCTCTGGGTGCACTGGACCTCAAGCTCCGCAAGGAGATGCAGCTGGAGCTCAAGCGCCTGCAGCGTGAGATGAACATCACCTTTATTTATGTTACCCACGATCAGGAAGAGGCCCTGACCATGTCCGATACCGTCGTTGTGATGAACGGCGGCAAGGTGCAGCAGATCGGTACCCCCGAGGATATCTACAACGAGCCTAAAAATGCCTTTGTGGCGGACTTTATCGGCGATTCCAACATTGTGGACGGTGTGATGCACCGCGACTTCCTGGTCTCCTTCTCGGGTGTGCAGTTCCCCTGCGTGGACCGCGGCTTTGCCCGGGAACAGAGCGTACAGGTGGTGGTCCGCCCCGAGGACATTGAAGTGGTCAGCCCCGTGGAGGGTCAGCTGGTGGGCGTAGTCAATGATGTCATCTTCAAGGGCGTTCACTTTGAGATGCACGTTGAGTGCGAGGGCCGTGAGTGGCTGATCCACTCCACCCGCGCCTGCACCCCCGGTGAGACCATTGGTATGCGCATCGGTCCCAACGAGATCCATATCATGGCACGTTCGGAGGGCTGA
- a CDS encoding AI-2E family transporter translates to MALLRLSSVLTFAAQLVDLVLPILAGGILALFINVPMTGLEKRLKRLFCKAKKQPSDKALHLLSFFITLLGVVLVLVLALTLLIPELVQSFHSLYVQIEANIPRWTAYLSAQDADMGWLMSWLEGIDWEQLLHRVTDTIDTVLVNAVGAVSATVNIVVTASFALIISVYMSVGSESLCHHARTLVCAYLKPSHSAWLLKFCRLFRQSFANFLTGQCSEAVILGVLMALAFSVFKIPYGSLVGMLTAICAIIPYVGALISCVVSVFLVLLVDPVLAVRCLIVYLAVQFIENQFIYPRVVGKSVGLSPLYTLVAAMIGGELFGIIGIIFFIPLTAVIIELVKEDACRRIQARESQRSGPSEQ, encoded by the coding sequence GTGGCGCTGCTGCGGCTTTCTTCCGTTCTGACCTTTGCAGCACAGCTGGTAGACCTGGTACTGCCCATTCTGGCAGGCGGCATCCTGGCACTTTTTATCAACGTGCCTATGACTGGGCTGGAAAAACGGCTGAAACGCCTGTTCTGCAAGGCCAAAAAACAGCCCTCGGATAAAGCACTCCATCTCCTGAGCTTCTTCATCACCCTGCTAGGTGTTGTGCTGGTGTTGGTGCTGGCGCTGACATTGCTGATCCCGGAGCTGGTGCAGTCTTTTCACAGCCTCTATGTACAGATCGAAGCAAACATCCCCCGCTGGACCGCCTATCTCAGCGCACAGGATGCCGACATGGGGTGGCTGATGAGCTGGCTGGAGGGCATCGACTGGGAGCAGCTGCTTCACAGGGTCACTGACACCATCGATACTGTGCTGGTCAATGCGGTAGGTGCCGTATCTGCCACGGTAAATATCGTGGTGACCGCATCCTTTGCCCTGATCATCTCCGTTTATATGTCCGTTGGCTCAGAGAGTCTCTGCCACCACGCCCGCACATTGGTCTGCGCCTACCTGAAACCCAGCCACTCCGCCTGGCTGCTGAAGTTCTGCCGACTGTTCCGGCAATCCTTTGCAAACTTTCTGACAGGGCAATGCAGTGAGGCCGTAATCCTTGGCGTTCTCATGGCTCTTGCGTTTTCCGTTTTCAAGATCCCCTACGGCAGCCTGGTGGGAATGCTGACCGCCATCTGCGCCATTATCCCCTACGTCGGAGCGCTGATCTCCTGCGTGGTCAGCGTGTTCCTCGTGCTGTTGGTGGATCCCGTTCTGGCCGTGCGCTGCCTCATTGTTTACCTTGCCGTGCAGTTTATTGAAAACCAGTTCATCTACCCCCGGGTTGTGGGAAAATCCGTGGGACTTTCTCCGCTGTACACCCTTGTGGCCGCTATGATCGGCGGAGAGCTCTTTGGCATCATCGGTATCATCTTCTTTATCCCCCTGACGGCGGTGATCATTGAGCTTGTGAAGGAGGATGCCTGCCGACGCATACAGGCAAGAGAATCCCAGCGGTCCGGGCCGTCTGAGCAATAA
- the rpmE gene encoding 50S ribosomal protein L31: MKQGIHPNYVDCTITCACGNVIKTRSTKPEIHVEVCSKCHPFYTGKQKLVDTGGRVERFNKRFGRK; the protein is encoded by the coding sequence ATGAAACAGGGTATCCATCCGAACTACGTTGACTGCACTATCACTTGCGCTTGCGGCAACGTCATTAAGACTCGTTCTACCAAGCCCGAGATCCACGTCGAAGTTTGCTCCAAGTGCCACCCCTTCTACACTGGTAAGCAGAAGCTGGTTGACACCGGCGGACGTGTTGAGCGCTTCAACAAGCGTTTCGGCCGTAAGTAA
- a CDS encoding ABC transporter ATP-binding protein: MIEVSHLTKQYGNHLAVDDVSFTVADGQICGLLGPNGAGKSTIMNILTGYLSATSGQVTVAGHPLPEEADAAKACVGYLPEQPPLYPEMTVQEYLTFAAELKGVKKAERKEQVCRAAHRTGLETVLPRLIRSLSKGYKQRVGIAQALLGSPRLIILDEPTVGLDPAQVIEIRKLIRELGRAHTVILSSHILSEVQAVCQQILILSKGHLTAAGSLEELTADGKSLEEVFLELTDGEPEEATGEEEAE, translated from the coding sequence GTGATCGAAGTTTCTCATCTCACCAAACAGTATGGCAATCATCTTGCCGTGGACGATGTCTCGTTTACCGTGGCAGATGGCCAGATCTGTGGTCTGCTGGGGCCCAACGGCGCGGGCAAATCCACCATTATGAACATCCTCACCGGCTATCTCTCTGCCACCAGTGGGCAGGTGACGGTGGCAGGGCACCCTTTGCCCGAGGAGGCCGATGCCGCCAAGGCCTGTGTGGGCTACCTGCCCGAACAGCCGCCCCTTTACCCGGAGATGACGGTGCAGGAGTACCTGACCTTTGCCGCCGAGCTGAAGGGTGTGAAAAAGGCGGAACGGAAGGAGCAGGTGTGCAGGGCTGCCCACCGTACCGGGCTGGAAACCGTTCTGCCCCGGCTCATCCGCAGCCTTTCCAAGGGCTACAAGCAGCGGGTGGGCATTGCACAGGCATTGCTGGGCAGTCCCAGGCTCATCATTCTGGACGAGCCGACGGTCGGCCTGGACCCGGCACAGGTCATCGAGATCCGCAAGCTCATCCGGGAGCTGGGCCGGGCACATACAGTTATCCTGTCCAGCCATATCCTCAGTGAGGTGCAGGCAGTCTGCCAGCAGATCCTGATCCTTTCCAAAGGGCATCTGACGGCAGCAGGCAGTCTGGAGGAGCTGACCGCCGATGGCAAGAGCCTGGAAGAGGTGTTTCTGGAACTGACCGACGGTGAACCGGAAGAAGCAACCGGAGAGGAGGAAGCAGAATGA
- a CDS encoding ABC transporter permease, whose translation MTAIFKREFRSFFHGMLGYVLTAFLVASSGLYFLARCLIYGLTDFSYYTLYQTIFMLLLYIPVLAMRSLAEERHSRTDQLLLTSPVSVWGIVLGKFFAMAAVFALPCAVDAVMIFILWALGGTVSALIANLAGLLCYFLLGCAAIALCEFLSGLTENQIIAAVTGFSALLLAYLMPGLRSMFNAGSAVALAVFTGIAGAASLAAGLRTRSFVLGCLTFAALCLGLTGLFLLRSAWLTEAFSAVLSALCLFTPFEDFVNNSFSIPAVVYYLTVTAVFLFLTAQDIEKRRWN comes from the coding sequence ATGACAGCTATTTTTAAGCGGGAATTCCGCAGCTTCTTTCACGGGATGCTGGGGTACGTCCTCACGGCGTTTCTGGTGGCGAGTTCCGGCCTGTATTTTCTGGCCCGGTGCCTGATCTACGGCCTGACGGATTTCAGTTACTACACCCTCTACCAGACCATTTTCATGCTGCTGCTCTATATCCCGGTGCTGGCGATGCGCTCACTGGCCGAGGAGCGCCACAGCCGCACAGATCAGCTGCTGCTCACCAGCCCGGTCTCAGTGTGGGGCATCGTGCTGGGCAAGTTCTTTGCCATGGCGGCTGTGTTCGCTCTGCCCTGCGCTGTGGATGCGGTGATGATCTTCATCCTCTGGGCGCTGGGCGGCACCGTGTCTGCTCTGATCGCAAACCTTGCGGGGCTGCTCTGCTACTTTTTGTTGGGCTGTGCGGCCATTGCATTGTGCGAGTTTCTCTCCGGCCTGACCGAGAACCAGATCATTGCCGCTGTGACGGGCTTTTCAGCCCTGCTGCTGGCCTACCTGATGCCCGGCCTGCGCAGCATGTTCAATGCGGGCAGCGCCGTGGCGCTGGCAGTGTTCACCGGGATCGCAGGCGCGGCTTCTCTGGCGGCCGGTCTGCGCACCCGCAGCTTTGTGCTGGGGTGCCTGACCTTTGCGGCGCTCTGCCTGGGCCTGACGGGGCTGTTTCTGCTCCGCAGTGCATGGCTTACCGAGGCTTTCAGCGCCGTGCTGAGTGCCCTGTGCCTGTTTACACCCTTTGAGGATTTTGTCAACAACAGCTTCTCCATCCCTGCCGTGGTCTATTATCTGACCGTGACGGCGGTGTTCCTGTTCCTTACGGCGCAGGACATTGAGAAGCGCCGCTGGAACTGA
- a CDS encoding DUF4340 domain-containing protein gives MKAKRRTLGVLLFLILLAGGVFALLTLRNAREEQAASAAADGTIPLAAVSGNDLTQIVLHYQGETNTLLYTADGWTLAEDPAYHLDTSACNTMLTALSSLNAKRELSPQAGEDYGFAEPALTIEVTATGKTETYTFGASNTMTGDLYARKNNSDVIYTVSGTKAACFELTRAELFGAFNPAGLTASEIEAVSYTLADGETVTLKANSEPAAESGSNAYQAVWRLAGDTAADLDETRVDAILSALCTYVSAQATDADPAAYGFEAPLVTAEVTTADGTINLTYAMGTDDCYLMVEGDSSVYTVDASVVSALLYPADQLKAE, from the coding sequence ATGAAAGCAAAACGGCGTACCCTCGGGGTGCTGCTTTTCCTCATCCTGCTGGCAGGCGGCGTGTTTGCCCTGCTGACGCTGCGGAATGCCCGGGAAGAGCAGGCTGCCAGTGCGGCCGCAGATGGAACCATTCCGCTGGCGGCAGTTTCGGGCAATGACCTGACGCAGATCGTGCTCCACTATCAGGGTGAGACGAACACCCTGCTCTATACCGCCGATGGCTGGACGCTGGCTGAAGATCCCGCTTACCATCTGGACACCTCTGCCTGCAACACAATGCTCACCGCGCTTTCCTCTTTGAACGCAAAGCGGGAGCTGAGCCCGCAGGCAGGGGAGGACTACGGCTTTGCGGAGCCTGCACTGACCATAGAGGTGACGGCAACGGGCAAAACGGAAACCTATACCTTCGGGGCCAGCAATACCATGACAGGGGATCTCTATGCCCGCAAGAATAACAGCGATGTCATTTATACGGTATCGGGGACCAAAGCCGCCTGCTTTGAGTTGACCAGGGCGGAGCTGTTTGGTGCCTTCAACCCGGCGGGGCTGACGGCCTCGGAGATCGAAGCCGTCTCCTATACGCTGGCCGATGGCGAGACCGTGACCCTGAAAGCAAACTCGGAGCCTGCAGCAGAGAGCGGCAGCAACGCCTACCAGGCTGTCTGGCGGCTGGCAGGGGACACCGCCGCAGACCTCGACGAGACAAGGGTGGATGCCATCCTCTCGGCGCTCTGCACCTATGTCTCGGCACAGGCAACAGATGCCGACCCGGCGGCGTATGGTTTTGAGGCACCGCTGGTCACAGCAGAGGTTACCACAGCCGATGGCACAATCAATCTGACCTATGCCATGGGGACAGACGACTGTTACCTGATGGTGGAAGGCGACAGCTCCGTTTATACGGTGGATGCCAGTGTGGTGAGTGCGCTTTTGTACCCTGCGGATCAGCTGAAAGCAGAATAA
- a CDS encoding MFS transporter, with translation MIHLLLAVIYVSFISLGLPDSLLGAAWPSIYQGFGVPVSYSGVIFCIISVGTVLSSLQSDRMTRRFGAGGVTAISVAMTAAALFGFSVSSSFWAMCLWAIPYGLGAGSVDAALNNYVALHFASRHMSWLHCMWGIGASVGPYIMGAALSSRAGWQTGYRVISVMQMVLTIIILLSLPLWKTKSGANAEEREAAPAEALTLKQIFRISGVKEVLVTFFCYCSLEQTTSLWASSYLVLNRGIAPETAAGFASLFFVGITVGRALCGFLTLKFDDTQMVRMGQGIIAIGIAAFLLPLGEAVTLAGLLLVGLGCAPIYPSIIHATPGRFGADRSQAIIGVQMASAYIGNCLMPPLFGVIANHTTISIFPYYLLVILILMGYMHEALQKKTKAAQ, from the coding sequence ATGATCCATCTGCTGTTAGCGGTGATCTATGTTTCTTTTATCAGTCTGGGCCTGCCGGATTCTCTGTTGGGGGCAGCGTGGCCTTCGATCTATCAGGGATTTGGGGTTCCGGTCTCCTATTCCGGTGTGATCTTCTGCATTATATCGGTGGGAACAGTGCTCTCCAGCCTGCAAAGTGACCGGATGACCCGCCGGTTTGGAGCGGGCGGCGTTACGGCCATCAGCGTTGCCATGACCGCCGCAGCACTGTTCGGGTTCTCTGTCAGCAGCTCATTCTGGGCCATGTGCCTGTGGGCGATCCCTTATGGACTTGGAGCTGGAAGCGTGGATGCTGCACTCAACAACTATGTGGCGCTCCATTTTGCCAGCCGCCACATGAGCTGGCTCCATTGTATGTGGGGGATCGGAGCCTCGGTCGGGCCCTACATCATGGGCGCGGCGCTTTCCTCCCGTGCCGGGTGGCAGACGGGGTATCGGGTCATCAGTGTGATGCAGATGGTGCTGACGATCATTATTCTGCTGAGCCTCCCGCTCTGGAAAACGAAATCGGGTGCGAATGCCGAGGAGCGGGAAGCAGCCCCGGCAGAAGCGCTGACCCTGAAACAGATTTTCCGGATCTCCGGCGTAAAAGAGGTTCTGGTCACATTTTTCTGCTATTGTTCTCTGGAGCAGACCACCAGTCTGTGGGCCAGCAGTTATCTGGTGCTGAACAGGGGAATCGCGCCGGAGACCGCCGCCGGTTTTGCCAGTCTTTTCTTTGTCGGCATCACTGTGGGACGGGCGTTGTGCGGCTTCCTGACCTTAAAATTCGATGATACCCAGATGGTTCGTATGGGGCAGGGGATCATCGCGATTGGGATAGCGGCGTTTCTTCTGCCGCTTGGGGAAGCAGTGACGCTGGCAGGGCTGCTGCTGGTTGGTCTTGGCTGTGCTCCAATCTATCCCAGTATCATTCATGCAACGCCGGGCCGCTTCGGTGCGGACAGGTCACAGGCGATCATTGGGGTTCAGATGGCCAGCGCCTATATTGGCAACTGCCTGATGCCGCCGTTGTTCGGCGTAATCGCAAACCACACCACGATCTCGATTTTTCCGTATTATCTGCTGGTGATCCTGATTTTGATGGGATATATGCACGAAGCGCTGCAAAAGAAAACGAAAGCGGCGCAATAA
- a CDS encoding GldG family protein: MKLFAKQSSSGDGRVFRSGVWSAAIAAAVIVLAVLVNLIVRAIPSRYTEFDLSEAGLYTLSESSRQVADDLTQDVTIYYLAQTGNEDQIISKLLDKYAAQSSHITWELKDPAVYPTFAAQYGAQDLTSGGLILVCGEQSKVLDAAELYDYDYSDYATTGAANVTFDGESRITSAIYQLTSGESRHVYYTTNHGEQALTSTLTDALESQNLTVSALDLLSQTIPEDCDLLVINDPAQDFSSAGSLVDELGQLRSYLSNGGRVLLLTDSYYSTPNLDAVMAEFGLTRTEGLVVEGDTNHYLNGYPALYLLPDYASTEESTALDGVNTSRRVLLQMAQGITLTETEHVVSDALLVSSDSAYSKPEGYEMTTTEKADGDIAGPFTLAAYARNEDTGAQVIWVNCGNMDNEGIYQVIPGNVTFLQGCAASLAGQESAVLIDSKALEAAPLEVPGIAASTLGLLFVIVLPAALLAVGAVVVVLRRRK, translated from the coding sequence ATGAAGCTTTTTGCAAAGCAGAGCTCCTCGGGTGACGGGCGGGTGTTCCGCAGCGGGGTGTGGTCGGCAGCCATTGCCGCGGCTGTGATCGTGCTGGCCGTGCTGGTCAATCTCATTGTCCGGGCCATTCCTTCCAGATATACCGAGTTCGATCTCTCCGAGGCGGGGCTCTACACCCTGAGCGAGAGCTCCAGACAGGTGGCCGACGACCTGACGCAGGATGTGACCATTTACTATCTGGCCCAGACCGGCAATGAGGACCAGATCATCTCCAAGCTGCTGGACAAATACGCCGCCCAGAGCAGCCATATCACTTGGGAGCTGAAAGATCCGGCAGTCTACCCGACCTTTGCGGCCCAGTACGGCGCACAGGATCTGACCTCCGGTGGGCTGATCCTGGTCTGCGGGGAACAGAGCAAGGTGCTGGATGCTGCAGAGCTTTACGACTACGATTACAGCGATTATGCCACCACCGGCGCGGCCAACGTGACCTTTGACGGTGAAAGCAGGATCACCTCTGCCATCTACCAGCTGACCAGCGGAGAGAGCCGCCATGTGTACTACACCACCAACCACGGCGAGCAGGCGCTGACTTCCACCCTGACCGATGCGCTGGAAAGCCAGAACCTGACCGTCTCGGCACTTGACCTGCTTTCCCAGACCATCCCCGAGGACTGTGACCTGCTTGTCATCAACGATCCGGCGCAGGACTTTTCCAGCGCAGGCAGTCTGGTGGATGAGCTGGGTCAGCTGCGCAGCTATCTGAGCAACGGAGGCCGCGTGCTGCTGCTGACGGATTCCTATTATAGTACCCCCAATCTGGATGCTGTGATGGCCGAGTTCGGCCTGACCCGCACCGAGGGCCTTGTGGTGGAGGGCGACACCAACCATTACCTCAATGGCTACCCGGCCCTTTACCTGCTGCCGGATTATGCTAGTACAGAGGAATCCACCGCGCTGGACGGTGTGAACACCAGCCGCAGAGTTCTGCTGCAGATGGCACAGGGCATCACCCTGACCGAGACAGAGCATGTGGTCTCGGATGCCCTTCTGGTCAGCTCGGACAGTGCTTACAGCAAACCGGAAGGCTACGAGATGACCACCACCGAGAAGGCGGACGGCGACATTGCCGGTCCCTTCACGCTGGCAGCATACGCCCGCAATGAGGACACGGGTGCCCAGGTCATCTGGGTCAACTGCGGCAATATGGACAATGAGGGCATCTATCAGGTCATCCCGGGCAATGTGACCTTCCTGCAGGGGTGTGCGGCTTCGCTGGCCGGGCAGGAGAGCGCTGTCCTTATCGACAGTAAGGCGCTGGAAGCAGCTCCGTTGGAAGTGCCAGGCATTGCCGCCTCTACGCTGGGCCTGCTCTTTGTCATCGTTCTGCCTGCGGCCTTGCTGGCTGTGGGTGCCGTGGTGGTCGTGCTGCGGCGTAGAAAGTGA